Part of the Limihaloglobus sulfuriphilus genome is shown below.
TCTGCTTGAGAAGCAGATAAAGTCGCAGGCGAAAGATTTTGAACAGAAAGGGGGCTTCACAGAACGGCTTTACAGAGTCAGAAGCCAAAAACGACAAAGGTATTAAAAATGGAAACGTACATACTTATATCGCAGCTCAACGATTTTATTTTTTGCCCTAAGTCTATATATTTCCACCAGTTGTACGGCGGGTATTCGACCCGGCTGTATCACGATACGCCGCAGATAGAGGGCAAAGCCGCACACAAGGCCATAGATATCGCAGGCTACTCTACAAAAAAGTCTATCCTGCAGGGGCTTGAAGTCTATTCCCAGCAGTACGGAGTCTGCGGCAAGATTGACCTATTTGATACCGAGCTGGGGCTGCTGACAGAGCGAAAAAAACATATATCAACAATCTATGACGGTTATGTTTACCAGCTTTATGCTCAATACTGGGCTCTGATTGAAATGGGACACGATGTTCGGAAGCTGCGTTTCTACAGCAGCGACACCAACAGGGTATATCCTATCGATTTGCCGGCAGATAACCCTCAAATGCAAACAAAATTTGAAATGATAATTGAAGATATCCGCACCTGTGATATAGAAGAATACCGGCAGACTAACGTTAAAAAATGCCGCAACTGTATTTATGAACCCTTATGTGATGTATCATTATGCTGACAGCACCGGATTTTAAACAGAAACAGATAGTATTTGCCATGCTCAGCCGCGGTGAGAGGCTGAGCTTCAAAAACGACAATGTTATAGTCAAGGACAGCGAGGGCAGGATAAAACATCAGTCAACCTGTTACAGGCTTTTTGCCCTTTTTGTAGCAGGCCATGCCTCGATAACAACCGGACTGCTTCAGCGGGCCGAGAAATTCGGTTTCAGCATTGTACTGATGACCCACGGGCTGCGAGTTTACGGTTTGTGGGCCAATGAGAGCAAAGGAAACGTAATACTCAGACGAAAGCAGTATAATCATGAAAACCTTAACATAGCCGCTCATATTGTGAAAAATAAGATTACCAACCAGATTGCCGCACTTAAAAAAATACGGCCCAGAGAAGTGAAAAGACTTGAAGCTGCGGAAAAACTTATGGATTACTTAGCTTCGATTGAAGACTGCAAGAAGATAGACCTGCAGAGCCTGTTAGGAACAGAGGGTATCGCGTCCAGAATTTACTTTCAGACATTGTTTGACGAGATGAACTGGAAAGCGAGACGGCCCAGAGTAAAACACGACACTACAAACTGTCTGCTTGACATTGGATATACGTACCTGTTCAATATTGTAGAGGCTCTTTTAAGCATTTACGGATTTGATCTCTACTGCGGGGTTTACCATCGGGAATTCTATCAGCGTAAGTCTCTGGTTTGCGATCTGGTTGAACCTATGCGGCCCCTGATCGATCTGCGTATCAGAAAAGCACACAGGCTCGGCCAGATCCGCATAAGCGACTTCTACGTAAAACAGGGCAGACACAATCTCTTCGGGAAGAACGCCGGCCCGTACACTTCCCTTATTCTCAAGGAACTGATCAATCACAAGCAGGAGATGTTTATCTATATACAAAGTTATTACAGGGCATTTATGAGGAATAAACCGGCAAATGAATTTCCAGTATTTACAATATGAAAGGTTGCAAAATGTTGATTGTCTCGTATGATATAAGCAATGATAAACTGCGAACAAGATTTTCTAAATTTCTTACGAAATTTGGATTTCGGCTGCAGTACTCTGTGTACCAGATTAAAAACAGTGACGCGGTGCTCAGGAACGTGGCAACCGAGATTGAGACCGAGTTCTCGAAACAATTCGAGCAGACCGACAGCGTCATTATTTTCCGCCTTAGCAGGCAGTGTAAAAAATACTGCTACGGATACGCGATAAACGATAACGATGAACTGATAATTATTGAATAAAATGCAAACCTCTGTCTTAATGTCAAATTTTCGCCATATTTTGGTATTTTTTACTGGCACAATCGCCCTTACAGGGGTAAAATCAGACATTACCTCTCTAAGAGGCATATAAAATTTCTACTGTTGTAGATTCAGTTCCTCACCTATAGCCGAATCGCTCTAAGAGGCATATAAAATTTCTACTGTTGTAGATAGTTTATTGACACGTTGTATGCGTAACTCTAAGAGGCATATAAAATTTCTACTGTTGTAAGACAACTATAACACAGCGCAGCCCCCCCCCCCCCCGATGTGGGCGGGGAGATGGTTTGGCGGCGGCACGGATTCCAGGTGCGCTAACCTGGGTTAAGTTATCCAGTCCGCTCAGACTTGGGGAATACGCCGCGTAACGTGTATAAATACACCCTAAAGTGTGAACTTCTTACGGCGAATGCGGCACAGGCCGTCTTTGTAAAATAGTAACGATTTGTAATAATTATCTAAATATTTATTTGATTATTAGTTTTATAGTTTATTCTTTTATAAATAAAGATTATGGGACTGGTTTTAAGCAATTGTAACCCTAAGCCCTGAATATGGCTGATTAGTTGACTATAGGATTTTACTATGCCGGATTTTCAAAATTTACTGAGAGTTTTAGAGCGAAAGAAGCCGGACGAGCCGACATTGTTCGAGTTTTTTCTGAATCCCGATTTATACAGAGAGCTTGCCGGAGCCGATATTGCGGCAATGGAGCCTGATTTTGACTTTTTAGGGTGCGGCCTTGTCAAAATTAACGCGTTTAAAAATGCCGGCTATGATTATGTCCAGGCGAACGGCTGTGATATGCGGTTTGTAACCGAAGCCCCCGAATCCAGGGAAAGCATCTCATTAAACGCCGGACATGCCATAACTGATCATGAATCATTTAAGTCTTTCCAATGGCCCGATCCCGGCAGCTATGACTACAGCCGTTTAGAAACAGTCAAAGAGGACTTGCCGGCGGGAATGAAGCTTGTTGTCTCGGGCCCCGGCGGCGTGCTTGAAAACGCGATTAGCTTAGTCGGTTTTGAACGCTTGTGCATGATGCTTATAGACAGCCCCGCCCTTGCGGAAAAGATATTTGGCGAAATCGGCGAAAGGCTTGCCGGGTACTATAAGATATGTGCCGGATACGATTCTGTCGGCGCCTTGATTTCCAATGATGATTGGGGGTTTAAAACCCAGACAATGTTTTCGCCGGAATATATGCGGAAATATGTGACAGGCTGGCATAAAAAAATCGCTCAAATCTGCCACCAGGCAAATAAGCCTGTTATACTGCACTCATGCGGCAATGTGGGCGCTGTGATGGATGATATAATATCTGATATAGGCTATGATGCAAAACATTCTTATGAGGATGCCATCGAACCTGTTGAGGATTTTTATGAGAGATTCGGCGACAAAATAGCAGTTCTTGGCGGCATCGATCTTGACTATCTCTGCACCGCTTCTGAGACGCAGATTAGGGATAGATGTCTGAAAATGCTCGAAAGAGCCTCTAAAAGAGGAGGTTATGCGCTGGGAACCGGAAACAGCGTCCCCCATTACGTGCCTAAAGAAAAGTATTACGCAATGATCGATGTTATCCGAAAGACAAAACCCGCCGTTTAGCGATGCCGCGGCAATTCCTGGAACTTGAACAGGTTATAAAGCAGATTTACTGTTCAATTCCGCCGACTTCAGGAACGATTCAACTTCGTCGATAGCCGGATAATGCCCGGGCAGCTCTGAGGCCTGCACTGCGACGACGTCAATCGGCGTTACAGATGTAATCTGCCAGTCAAGCAGGGCATCGATAAACTCCTCGAATCTGTCAAGGTCTTCGCCGCGGTCAATCAGCTGCCTGGAACTGCCGCCCTGCCCGAGCCGGAAAAACTCACACTCCCTGCCGTAGAGTGGGTAAAACAGCAGGCGGCGGCGGGGGCAGTCTTCCACGACATACATGCCGCGGTATTCGGTGATATAAAACGGCCTTGCGTCCCAGCCGGGCTTTGTGTGGTGAACCTTGCTGTATCTGCCGCCGCGGCTGAAGATGGTATCCTCTATGTCGCTGACATCTTCCTCGTCCCAGGGGCCGGCCAGCACACTTACAAGCTGCTCTTTGAGCTCCAGGCGCTTGCTGCGGTACTCTTTGAGCTCGTAGAGATTGCGTCTCTCCTGCGGGTCATCGCTCAGGTCAAAGAGCATCCCGTGATTTTGCTTGAGATAATACACGAGTTTCCAGCCGTCTTTGATCAGGGCTTTGATGGAGTACTGCTCGCATAGAGCCGCCTGTTTGCGGGGGATATCTTCGCCGCGGAATATTGCGGAGAAGTCCGTGCCGTCGATGTCCCGGACTGGATCAAGCCCGTGAAGTGAAATCAGTGTCGGGTAGAGGTCTATGCTTTCGATAAGCCCATCATACGCAGCCGGACATGAAAGATTAGAGCCGCCGGCGGGTTTTATTATCATCGGAATCTTTATAACCTGGTCAGACAGCCGGTCTTTCTCGAAAGTCCGGTGCATTCCCGCCATATCGCCGTGATCGCTTGTGAATATTATCGTGGTTGAATCGTAGAGCGAGTTTTCTTTGAGATAATCGATTACCCTGGCGATTTCCTGATCAATGCAGGTTATTATGGCATAATATGCCGCCAGAACTCGCCTTAGCTTTCTGTCATCGGCGAAAAACTTCCTGAGCCGCTGAAAATAATCATACGGCTTGCCCGCTATCTCTTCCGCTGTTTCATAGGGCAAAAGCGTTAGCTTTGAGGGGTCGTAAAGTTTGTCATACGGAGAAGATACACCATGCGGCGCGTGCGGGCGGTCGTAGGTAAGCCACATAAAAAACGGCTTGCTGCCGTCTCTGTCCTTTTCGAGGAAGTCCAGTGCCTGATCGGTTGTCCATTTTTCTATGCTGTGTTTATATTCAACGCCGCACCTGCCGGCACAGGCGGTGTAATTGTCGGTGTCAATCTCGCAGTCTGTGTTTGCTTTTTTCCCGCCGCGGGGTTTATCATCGGGAACCGCATCGCCGGCGGCGGCTCCGTGGCACTGCGCGGTGGGAAACTCAATCGAGTTCTCTTTGAGGTAATTGGGGTACCACCTCTCCGGGCCGGTGCATCTGTGCTGGTCTTCTTCGAGTGTCGCCGAGACGACGTCAAAGCCGACATTGGCCCCGAGTGAGTTGATATGCAGCTTGCCGAAGGCGCCGGTACTGAAGCCGGCTTTCCTGAAATGCAGCGGCATCAGCTCCGCGGATGGTTTTACCATGCCCTCAAAACCGAACTGGCGGTGTTTTTTCTGGTACTGGCCCGTGAAAAAACATATCCGGCTCGGCTGACAGACCGGAGACTGGGCGTAGCAGTTGGTGAAATTTACACCATCGCGAGCCAGAGCGTCAATGTTGGGCGTTCGCACGTCAGGGTGCCGCATTAGCCCGAGACAGCGGTAATTGAGCTGATCGAGCATTATAAAAAGTACGTTTTTCTGTTTCATACAAAATGTCCTGCGGATTTAAGTCGAATATCGCATCGCTCATATAACGGGCAGAAATCCCTTAAAAGGGATAATCGGGCACCTTGTAGTCGGTCTGGCGTTTAAGCTCTTCGAGCCTTTTGCTGAGCCGCTCTCTGACACCCGCGTATTCTTCTTTGTAATAGAGGTTAGTCAACTCAAGCGGGTCGTTTTTCAGGTCGTACATCTCATTATTGCCCTCAAGCTCCGGATAGTCAACCAGCTTGTACCTTTCGGTGCGTATGCCGACAACGCTGGGTATGCCGGGCGCGTAGCCCTCCCTGAAATACTCGTAGAGGAAGTCTTTCCGCCAGCCTCTGGTCCTGCCCCGCAGCAGCGGAACAAAGGATTCGCCCTGCATGGTCTGGGGTACTTTGGCACCTGCCAGGTCGATAAACGTCGGCGCGAAATCGACATTGAGAACCATCTTGTCAATTTTTGTGCCGGCAGAAATCAGCCGCGGATAACGGATAATCAGCGGTACCTTGATCGATTCTTCCCACATGATCCGCTTATCGGAAACGCTGTGGTGGTTGCCGAGCAGATAACCGTTGTCGCTGGTGAACATAAAGAATGTATCGTCAAGGATATCCAGCGATTTGAGCTTGTCATAAAGCCTGCCGGTGTTTCGGTCAACAGATGAGATTGTCTTTAGATAGTCCATCCACGCCTTTTCTTTGCCCGTCCATTTTTTTGCGGGCGGAGTTTTATCGGGCGTCGGCTTGCCCTTGCTCTTCATATAGGCATCACGGTGAACGCCGTAGGTCGAGGCTCTGCGAAGCCAGCTGCCCTTGTCTGCATAGTCGTCATGGTAGTTGGCCGGCTCGGGTATCAGATCGTCGGCATACAGGTTCTCATCTTCGGGAGCGGGTTCAAACGGGGCGTGAACAGCCTTGTGCCAGAGGAACAGGCAGAACGGTTTTGACTTGTCGCGTTTCTCTTCGATCCAGCTTTGGGCATGGTCTGTGAGAATATCGGTAATGTAGCCTTTGGCCTCGAACTCTCTGCCGTTTTCATTCAGCTCGGGGTCATAATACTGCCCCTGGCCGCGGAAACTGAGCCAGTAATCAAAATCAGGCCGCGGCCTGGCGTGGAGCCTCTGGTGCCATTTACCGATGAATGCCACTTCATAGCCGTTCTGGCGGAGAGTTCTCTGCAGAGATGGAACGTCGAGGCGGTGATCGGCTATCTCGTTTACCGGAACGCCGCTGTCATGGGCGTAGAGACCTGTCAGACAGGTTGCCCTCGAGGGGGAACACAACGCTGTAGTTACAAACGCGTTTTTAAAAACCGCCCCTTCAGAGGCTATTTTATCTAACTGGGGTGTTTTAAGAAACGGATACTCATCTTCAAAGCCTACCGCGTCCCACTTCTGGTCATCGGTCATGATGAACACAAAATTCGGGCGCTTGCCGCTTTTACCAAAACTGAAAGCATTGCTGCTGCAGCCGGTAAATAATGATAAACCCGTCGCGGCTGAAGTAATCGCCGCTGCGGCTGTGAATTCTCTTCTTGTCATTTTGCTGTAATTCATTCTGAAATTTCCTTAAACGTGTATTCCTTAAATTCTGCGCCTTTGCCGCTGATGCTTATCTTCATATATCCGATGGGAGCGTTGCCGCCGTTCCATGACATCGAACGCATGACAAAACATTTTGTCGAGCCTATCATGAAATCACGCGTAGGCTGGTGCTGATGGCCGAAAAACATAAACGACGGCCGTGTCTCTTTA
Proteins encoded:
- the cas4 gene encoding type V CRISPR-associated protein Cas4 is translated as METYILISQLNDFIFCPKSIYFHQLYGGYSTRLYHDTPQIEGKAAHKAIDIAGYSTKKSILQGLEVYSQQYGVCGKIDLFDTELGLLTERKKHISTIYDGYVYQLYAQYWALIEMGHDVRKLRFYSSDTNRVYPIDLPADNPQMQTKFEMIIEDIRTCDIEEYRQTNVKKCRNCIYEPLCDVSLC
- the cas1 gene encoding type V CRISPR-associated endonuclease Cas1, with product MLTAPDFKQKQIVFAMLSRGERLSFKNDNVIVKDSEGRIKHQSTCYRLFALFVAGHASITTGLLQRAEKFGFSIVLMTHGLRVYGLWANESKGNVILRRKQYNHENLNIAAHIVKNKITNQIAALKKIRPREVKRLEAAEKLMDYLASIEDCKKIDLQSLLGTEGIASRIYFQTLFDEMNWKARRPRVKHDTTNCLLDIGYTYLFNIVEALLSIYGFDLYCGVYHREFYQRKSLVCDLVEPMRPLIDLRIRKAHRLGQIRISDFYVKQGRHNLFGKNAGPYTSLILKELINHKQEMFIYIQSYYRAFMRNKPANEFPVFTI
- the cas2 gene encoding CRISPR-associated endonuclease Cas2, encoding MLIVSYDISNDKLRTRFSKFLTKFGFRLQYSVYQIKNSDAVLRNVATEIETEFSKQFEQTDSVIIFRLSRQCKKYCYGYAINDNDELIIIE
- a CDS encoding uroporphyrinogen decarboxylase family protein; the encoded protein is MPDFQNLLRVLERKKPDEPTLFEFFLNPDLYRELAGADIAAMEPDFDFLGCGLVKINAFKNAGYDYVQANGCDMRFVTEAPESRESISLNAGHAITDHESFKSFQWPDPGSYDYSRLETVKEDLPAGMKLVVSGPGGVLENAISLVGFERLCMMLIDSPALAEKIFGEIGERLAGYYKICAGYDSVGALISNDDWGFKTQTMFSPEYMRKYVTGWHKKIAQICHQANKPVILHSCGNVGAVMDDIISDIGYDAKHSYEDAIEPVEDFYERFGDKIAVLGGIDLDYLCTASETQIRDRCLKMLERASKRGGYALGTGNSVPHYVPKEKYYAMIDVIRKTKPAV
- a CDS encoding sulfatase, whose product is MKQKNVLFIMLDQLNYRCLGLMRHPDVRTPNIDALARDGVNFTNCYAQSPVCQPSRICFFTGQYQKKHRQFGFEGMVKPSAELMPLHFRKAGFSTGAFGKLHINSLGANVGFDVVSATLEEDQHRCTGPERWYPNYLKENSIEFPTAQCHGAAAGDAVPDDKPRGGKKANTDCEIDTDNYTACAGRCGVEYKHSIEKWTTDQALDFLEKDRDGSKPFFMWLTYDRPHAPHGVSSPYDKLYDPSKLTLLPYETAEEIAGKPYDYFQRLRKFFADDRKLRRVLAAYYAIITCIDQEIARVIDYLKENSLYDSTTIIFTSDHGDMAGMHRTFEKDRLSDQVIKIPMIIKPAGGSNLSCPAAYDGLIESIDLYPTLISLHGLDPVRDIDGTDFSAIFRGEDIPRKQAALCEQYSIKALIKDGWKLVYYLKQNHGMLFDLSDDPQERRNLYELKEYRSKRLELKEQLVSVLAGPWDEEDVSDIEDTIFSRGGRYSKVHHTKPGWDARPFYITEYRGMYVVEDCPRRRLLFYPLYGRECEFFRLGQGGSSRQLIDRGEDLDRFEEFIDALLDWQITSVTPIDVVAVQASELPGHYPAIDEVESFLKSAELNSKSAL
- a CDS encoding sulfatase: MNYSKMTRREFTAAAAITSAATGLSLFTGCSSNAFSFGKSGKRPNFVFIMTDDQKWDAVGFEDEYPFLKTPQLDKIASEGAVFKNAFVTTALCSPSRATCLTGLYAHDSGVPVNEIADHRLDVPSLQRTLRQNGYEVAFIGKWHQRLHARPRPDFDYWLSFRGQGQYYDPELNENGREFEAKGYITDILTDHAQSWIEEKRDKSKPFCLFLWHKAVHAPFEPAPEDENLYADDLIPEPANYHDDYADKGSWLRRASTYGVHRDAYMKSKGKPTPDKTPPAKKWTGKEKAWMDYLKTISSVDRNTGRLYDKLKSLDILDDTFFMFTSDNGYLLGNHHSVSDKRIMWEESIKVPLIIRYPRLISAGTKIDKMVLNVDFAPTFIDLAGAKVPQTMQGESFVPLLRGRTRGWRKDFLYEYFREGYAPGIPSVVGIRTERYKLVDYPELEGNNEMYDLKNDPLELTNLYYKEEYAGVRERLSKRLEELKRQTDYKVPDYPF